A single window of Flavobacterium sp. 140616W15 DNA harbors:
- a CDS encoding Lrp/AsnC family transcriptional regulator: MILDSIDKKLLLLLQTDSKKTTKELSLKLDLSVTAVYERIKKLEREGIIHKYVALVDKSKIEKGFVVFCHLKLIQHTKEFLTKFESEVTQLKEVLECHHVSGDYDYILKVLVKDMEAYREFLVTKLTNLQHIGSTQSTFMISEVKNTTVISF; encoded by the coding sequence ATGATATTAGATTCCATTGATAAAAAACTACTATTGTTACTCCAAACAGATAGCAAGAAAACAACCAAAGAATTGTCTTTAAAATTAGATCTTTCGGTAACAGCAGTTTATGAGCGAATAAAAAAACTAGAACGAGAAGGAATCATTCATAAATATGTAGCCTTAGTAGATAAATCTAAAATAGAAAAAGGATTCGTAGTTTTTTGTCATCTCAAACTCATTCAGCATACTAAAGAATTTTTAACCAAATTCGAAAGTGAAGTGACTCAGTTAAAAGAAGTTCTCGAGTGCCATCATGTTAGTGGAGATTACGATTACATTCTTAAAGTACTAGTAAAAGATATGGAAGCCTATCGGGAGTTCTTAGTAACCAAACTCACAAACTTACAGCATATCGGCAGTACGCAAAGTACTTTTATGATTAGTGAAGTAAAGAATACTACAGTGATTTCTTTTTGA
- a CDS encoding DoxX family membrane protein, producing MKIATIIIRTLIGLLLLFASVSYFLHLMPEPEVTGNFKAFNVGLIASTYIMPLAKSIELICGIAFVTGRYVTLANILILPITINILFINYFMTPENLPVAGLLFLGNLFLIYRYWDNYKSVFTA from the coding sequence ATGAAAATCGCTACTATTATTATCAGAACTTTAATTGGTCTATTACTACTTTTTGCTTCTGTGAGTTACTTTTTACATTTAATGCCTGAACCCGAAGTAACTGGAAATTTTAAAGCATTCAATGTAGGTTTAATTGCATCGACCTATATAATGCCATTAGCAAAATCAATAGAATTAATTTGTGGTATTGCTTTTGTAACCGGACGCTATGTAACTCTTGCCAATATTTTAATTCTCCCTATTACTATAAACATATTATTTATTAATTATTTTATGACTCCAGAGAATTTACCTGTTGCTGGTTTATTGTTTTTAGGAAATCTATTTTTAATCTACAGATATTGGGATAATTACAAAAGCGTATTTACTGCTTAA
- a CDS encoding NAD(P)/FAD-dependent oxidoreductase, with protein MREHHIPCVVIDNHMGSTVKLGESLAPSANAVFRKLSLEEILTSEVHSLYVGNNVVWGDSSLRQRYFLNEPYGDGRHLNRTLFEKQLQDIAIERGVIILENYRLTSITQQENKMIVSCCHSDNTTRTITADFIADCSGRASIVAKKMGIKKQIIDNLASYHFIAEQSEESLKGMTFIESVEDGWWYVAPLADNKVIVNFMSDSDLHSNNATSLYDWLFSKIATTQHLKNYLPAIKSLTTEVGIKTATTSLLDKPGGKQWIAVGDALCTYDPLTSFGITNALVSGHNAANAIAGFLNGNTDSLSEYITSQMALFNKSVALLQNQYQSEQRWTKHLFWERRHL; from the coding sequence TTGCGCGAACATCATATTCCATGTGTTGTAATAGATAACCATATGGGAAGCACTGTTAAACTAGGAGAATCACTAGCTCCCAGTGCTAATGCCGTATTCCGAAAATTAAGTTTGGAAGAAATATTGACTTCTGAAGTTCATAGTTTATATGTAGGTAATAACGTTGTGTGGGGCGATTCATCGCTCCGCCAGCGTTACTTTTTAAATGAACCATATGGCGACGGAAGGCATTTGAATCGAACTCTTTTTGAAAAACAACTTCAGGATATTGCTATTGAAAGAGGTGTAATTATTTTAGAAAATTACCGGCTTACTAGCATTACACAACAGGAGAATAAAATGATTGTGAGTTGTTGCCATTCTGATAATACAACAAGAACGATTACTGCCGATTTTATAGCCGATTGTAGTGGTAGAGCCTCGATCGTAGCTAAAAAAATGGGAATTAAGAAACAGATTATAGATAATCTAGCTTCTTATCATTTTATTGCAGAACAATCAGAAGAGTCTTTAAAAGGAATGACCTTTATCGAATCAGTAGAAGATGGCTGGTGGTATGTAGCTCCGTTAGCTGATAATAAAGTAATTGTCAATTTTATGTCGGATAGCGATTTACATTCGAATAATGCTACTTCACTTTATGATTGGTTATTCAGTAAAATTGCCACGACTCAACATCTTAAAAACTATCTCCCTGCAATAAAATCTTTAACAACCGAAGTAGGTATTAAAACTGCTACCACTTCTTTATTAGATAAACCAGGTGGTAAACAATGGATTGCTGTGGGTGATGCATTATGCACTTATGATCCATTAACTTCTTTTGGAATTACAAATGCACTTGTAAGTGGACATAACGCTGCAAATGCAATAGCTGGGTTTTTAAATGGTAATACTGACTCATTGTCTGAATATATTACTTCTCAAATGGCTTTGTTTAATAAGTCTGTTGCTCTGTTGCAAAATCAATATCAATCTGAACAACGCTGGACTAAACATCTTTTTTGGGAAAGAAGACACTTGTAA
- a CDS encoding DUF4349 domain-containing protein, which yields MKTIAKFGLTTLVIITVLFSCKKADSLAEDSLSDSSNSTTDIISSSAAVEKKDSSHQFIRTADIKFKVKNVAKSTYAIENATVKFGGFVTYTNLQSTIHDEIQTKISQDSTLQTTKYSVINNITIRIPNTRLDTVIKTIAKQIDFLDYRVIKADDVSLKLLANQLAQNRSAENHKRIEKAIDNKGKKINDVMQAENTLAEQKEQNDSSKIEKLSLKDQINFSTITLQLYQNQSLKQEVIASIKDNNTYKPNIGIEIIDALKSGWYILQGIIVFFLSIWPFILIGTVGVFIYRKYVKKGS from the coding sequence ATGAAAACAATTGCAAAATTCGGTTTGACTACATTAGTAATCATCACTGTATTATTTTCCTGTAAAAAAGCAGATTCTCTCGCTGAAGATTCCCTTTCAGATTCGTCTAATTCTACTACAGATATTATTTCATCGTCAGCTGCTGTTGAAAAAAAGGACAGTAGTCATCAGTTTATTCGAACAGCTGATATAAAATTTAAAGTCAAAAATGTAGCTAAATCGACTTATGCAATTGAAAACGCAACTGTAAAATTTGGAGGCTTTGTTACTTACACTAATTTACAAAGTACAATTCATGATGAAATACAAACTAAAATAAGTCAAGACAGCACTTTACAAACTACAAAATACTCTGTAATAAATAACATAACGATTCGTATCCCTAACACACGACTTGATACAGTTATAAAAACAATTGCCAAACAAATTGATTTTTTGGATTATCGCGTTATTAAAGCTGATGATGTCTCTTTAAAATTACTTGCTAATCAATTGGCACAGAACAGAAGTGCAGAAAATCATAAAAGAATTGAAAAAGCAATTGACAACAAAGGCAAAAAAATAAATGATGTTATGCAAGCCGAAAATACTCTTGCTGAACAAAAAGAACAAAATGATTCTAGCAAAATCGAGAAACTATCTTTAAAAGATCAAATTAATTTTAGCACTATTACTTTACAACTATATCAAAACCAATCTTTAAAACAAGAAGTAATTGCAAGCATTAAGGACAACAATACCTACAAACCAAATATTGGTATCGAAATTATAGATGCACTAAAAAGTGGTTGGTACATATTGCAAGGAATAATTGTGTTTTTCTTAAGTATATGGCCATTTATTTTAATTGGAACAGTTGGAGTATTTATTTATAGAAAATATGTTAAAAAAGGCTCATAA
- the lpdA gene encoding dihydrolipoyl dehydrogenase: protein MSSFDVVIIGSGPGGYVSAIRCAQLGFKTAIIEKYNSLGGTCLNVGCIPSKALLASSHHYAEIKHFADHGIEVSGDVKINLEKMIARKKAIVDQTAGGVNFLMDKNKITVFNGLGSFVDATHIAVAKEDGTSETIEAKYTVIATGSKPSSLPFIKIDKERIITSTEALALKEVPKHLVIIGGGVIGIELGQVYLRLGAQVSVVEFMDRIIPGMDGALSKELTKVLKKQGMKFYVSHKVKSVERNGDAVVVQAENAKGETITLEGDYSLVSVGRRPYTDGLNADKAGVKISDRGQVEVNDHLQTNVPNIYAIGDVVRGAMLAHKAEEEGAMVAEILAGQKPHIDYNLIPGVVYTWPEVAAVGQTEEQVKASGTEYKVGSFPFKALGRARASGDLDGFVKIIADAKTDEVLGVHMIGARTADLIAEAVTAMEFKASAEDISRMSHAHPTFAEAIKEAALAATDNRALHV, encoded by the coding sequence ATGAGTTCATTTGACGTAGTCATTATAGGTTCAGGTCCCGGCGGATATGTTTCGGCAATTCGTTGCGCACAATTAGGTTTCAAGACAGCTATAATCGAAAAGTATAATTCGCTTGGAGGAACATGCTTAAATGTAGGATGTATCCCTTCAAAAGCATTATTGGCATCTTCGCATCATTATGCTGAAATCAAACATTTTGCAGATCACGGAATAGAAGTTTCTGGAGATGTAAAAATAAATTTAGAGAAAATGATTGCTCGTAAAAAAGCAATTGTAGATCAAACAGCAGGAGGAGTAAACTTCTTGATGGATAAAAATAAAATTACTGTTTTTAATGGTTTAGGTTCTTTCGTAGATGCGACACATATTGCTGTTGCAAAAGAAGATGGAACATCAGAAACTATTGAAGCTAAATATACTGTTATTGCAACAGGATCGAAGCCTTCATCTTTGCCTTTTATCAAAATTGATAAAGAAAGAATCATTACTTCTACTGAAGCATTAGCATTAAAAGAAGTTCCAAAACACCTTGTTATTATTGGAGGAGGAGTTATTGGAATCGAGCTTGGGCAAGTTTACCTACGTTTAGGAGCACAAGTTTCTGTAGTTGAATTTATGGACAGAATTATTCCTGGAATGGATGGAGCTTTGTCTAAAGAATTAACTAAAGTATTGAAAAAACAAGGAATGAAATTCTACGTTTCTCATAAAGTAAAATCAGTTGAAAGAAACGGTGATGCTGTTGTAGTTCAGGCTGAAAATGCAAAAGGAGAAACAATTACTTTAGAAGGAGATTATTCATTAGTTTCTGTTGGGCGTCGTCCTTACACAGACGGATTGAATGCTGATAAAGCTGGAGTAAAAATTTCAGACAGAGGACAAGTTGAAGTAAATGACCATTTACAAACAAACGTTCCTAATATTTATGCTATTGGTGATGTTGTTCGTGGAGCAATGTTGGCACATAAAGCTGAAGAAGAAGGAGCAATGGTTGCTGAAATCTTAGCAGGTCAAAAACCACATATTGATTATAACTTAATTCCTGGTGTTGTATACACTTGGCCAGAAGTTGCAGCTGTTGGACAAACAGAAGAGCAAGTAAAAGCTTCAGGAACGGAATATAAAGTTGGAAGTTTCCCATTTAAAGCTTTAGGACGTGCAAGAGCAAGTGGAGATTTAGATGGATTTGTAAAAATCATTGCAGATGCTAAAACTGATGAGGTTTTAGGAGTACATATGATTGGAGCACGTACAGCTGATTTAATTGCAGAGGCTGTTACAGCAATGGAATTCAAAGCATCTGCTGAAGATATTTCAAGAATGAGCCATGCGCATCCAACATTTGCAGAAGCAATAAAAGAGGCTGCATTAGCTGCTACAGATAACAGAGCATTACACGTATAA
- a CDS encoding serine hydrolase: MKKAHQITKLGLSLIFLLLPTLFFGQKDIPTNLAKYMQAQVDVNNFSGTVIVTKNGSILLKKAYGLADYEWNIKNTVDTKFQLASVTKQFTATAILQLVENGKLSLDDKLSKFFPDYPKADSVTIHMLLSHSSGLGLGFKELALTTISADSAYNEIKKIPYEFEPGTKSEYSNIGYYLLGKIIEKVSGEKYVVYLKKNIFEKVGMKNTGVSNNDSIISKKQKFII; the protein is encoded by the coding sequence ATGAAAAAAGCACATCAAATAACTAAACTAGGACTATCCTTGATATTCCTACTACTTCCAACTCTATTTTTTGGACAAAAAGACATACCAACTAATCTTGCAAAATACATGCAAGCTCAAGTCGATGTCAATAATTTTAGCGGAACTGTTATTGTAACAAAAAACGGTTCGATTTTACTAAAAAAGGCTTACGGATTGGCTGACTACGAATGGAATATTAAAAACACCGTAGACACGAAATTTCAGTTGGCATCGGTAACAAAACAATTTACTGCAACGGCTATTCTTCAATTAGTAGAAAATGGAAAATTGTCACTTGATGATAAACTAAGTAAATTCTTTCCTGATTACCCAAAAGCTGATAGCGTTACTATTCATATGTTATTATCTCATTCATCTGGACTTGGTTTAGGTTTTAAAGAATTAGCATTAACTACCATTTCGGCTGATTCTGCCTATAATGAAATAAAGAAAATACCTTATGAGTTTGAGCCAGGAACCAAAAGCGAATACAGTAATATTGGATATTATCTATTGGGCAAGATTATTGAAAAAGTATCTGGTGAAAAATATGTCGTTTATTTGAAGAAAAACATATTTGAGAAAGTAGGAATGAAGAATACAGGAGTCAGTAATAATGATTCGATAATTTCAAAAAAGCAAAAGTTTATCATATAA
- a CDS encoding aminotransferase class I/II-fold pyridoxal phosphate-dependent enzyme, whose protein sequence is MENFNPADKIQDLQYFGEFGGVNPSISDSSTYTFLSAKTMFDTFEGNMEGCYLYSRHSSPSNLYLDQALAAMEGTETANVSASGMGAITPTLMQLCSTGDHIVSSRTIYGGTYAFLKNFTPRFGIKTTFVDITKLDVVEAAITPETKVLYCETVSNPLLEVADIAGLSRLAKKYNLKLVVDNTFSPLSVSPAKLGADIVIHSLTKYINGSSDTVGGVTCASKEFINSLKNVNSGASMLLGPTMDSLRSASVMKNLRTLHIRIKQHSHNAHVLADKFEKDGLKTVYPGLKSHPSHALYKTMINPEYGFGGMLTIDVGSLAKANELMELMQARNLGYLAVSLGFYKTLFSAPGTSTSSEIPLEEQAEMGLTDGLIRFSIGLDNDIERTYQMMKACMVELGVL, encoded by the coding sequence ATGGAAAATTTTAATCCGGCTGACAAAATTCAGGATTTGCAATATTTTGGTGAATTTGGTGGTGTAAACCCATCAATTTCAGATTCTTCAACTTATACTTTTCTTTCAGCAAAAACAATGTTTGACACTTTTGAAGGAAATATGGAAGGTTGTTATTTGTATTCCCGCCACTCATCGCCAAGCAACCTCTATTTAGACCAAGCACTTGCTGCTATGGAAGGAACTGAAACTGCAAATGTTTCGGCTTCAGGAATGGGAGCAATTACGCCTACACTAATGCAATTATGCAGTACGGGAGATCACATTGTTTCGAGTAGAACTATATATGGTGGAACGTACGCTTTCCTTAAAAATTTCACACCAAGATTTGGCATAAAAACAACTTTTGTAGATATTACAAAATTAGATGTTGTAGAAGCTGCAATCACTCCTGAAACTAAAGTTTTATATTGCGAAACAGTAAGCAACCCTTTATTAGAAGTTGCAGATATTGCAGGATTATCTCGTCTGGCAAAAAAATACAATCTAAAATTAGTTGTAGATAATACGTTCTCTCCCTTGTCGGTTTCACCAGCAAAATTAGGTGCTGATATCGTGATTCATAGTTTAACAAAATACATAAACGGTAGTAGTGATACTGTTGGTGGTGTAACTTGTGCTTCAAAAGAATTCATAAATAGTTTGAAAAATGTAAATAGTGGTGCTAGTATGCTTTTAGGCCCTACTATGGACAGTTTACGTTCTGCTAGTGTAATGAAAAACCTTCGTACACTACATATTCGTATCAAACAACACAGCCATAATGCTCATGTTCTAGCTGATAAATTTGAAAAAGATGGACTTAAAACTGTTTACCCTGGTTTAAAAAGTCATCCTAGTCATGCGTTGTACAAAACAATGATTAACCCTGAATATGGTTTTGGCGGAATGCTTACAATAGATGTTGGTTCTCTGGCTAAAGCCAATGAATTAATGGAGTTGATGCAGGCACGAAATTTAGGATATTTAGCGGTAAGTTTAGGTTTTTACAAAACTTTATTTAGCGCTCCAGGAACCTCAACTTCTAGTGAAATTCCGCTAGAGGAACAAGCCGAAATGGGTTTAACAGATGGTTTAATTCGATTTTCAATAGGATTGGATAATGACATCGAAAGAACCTATCAGATGATGAAAGCCTGCATGGTCGAGCTTGGGGTTTTATAA
- a CDS encoding serine hydrolase has translation MGHDGTYSTVEDLALWDQALYGTTILSADMKKRMFTSYNNQGYGYGLMINPFYNHGHQLIAHDGGFFGTMTSFNRFTDDKIFVTVLSNNESPSYIIAYSLSAIALQKDVELPYKHHQVKADITQYDKYIGKYGEIEIFKNGEKLFYNSLEMELLPESKTKFFRADNNDRTVEFIQNKSGIYNSIILTKGGVKEIIMKNNL, from the coding sequence ATCGGACATGATGGAACTTATTCTACCGTTGAGGATTTGGCTTTATGGGACCAAGCGCTTTATGGAACAACTATCTTATCAGCAGATATGAAAAAGCGAATGTTTACTTCTTATAATAATCAGGGTTATGGTTACGGACTTATGATTAATCCATTTTATAATCATGGTCATCAACTTATTGCACATGATGGTGGCTTCTTTGGTACAATGACTTCTTTTAATCGATTTACTGATGACAAAATTTTTGTTACAGTACTTTCTAATAATGAATCACCTTCTTATATCATAGCGTACAGCCTATCGGCAATTGCTTTACAAAAAGACGTAGAACTTCCGTACAAACATCATCAAGTAAAAGCAGACATTACGCAATATGATAAATATATAGGCAAATATGGGGAGATTGAAATATTCAAAAATGGAGAAAAGCTATTTTATAATAGCTTAGAAATGGAACTCTTACCTGAGTCTAAAACAAAATTTTTTAGAGCAGACAATAATGATAGGACAGTCGAATTCATACAAAACAAATCAGGGATTTACAATTCTATAATTTTGACAAAAGGGGGCGTAAAAGAAATTATAATGAAAAATAATCTGTAA
- a CDS encoding MarR family winged helix-turn-helix transcriptional regulator, translating into MKKNNPTGTVLYTIEQTIKEYRKISQKNISQIVNDITVDQALVLMIINKNSDYSQKEIAELIFKDNASITRIIELMVKKEYLTRKMNELDRRKFNLQITEKGKKTIELLTPAIYKNRQIALEGLSENEIELLDKVLTKIISNCKN; encoded by the coding sequence ATGAAAAAAAATAATCCAACAGGAACTGTTCTTTATACAATTGAACAAACAATAAAAGAGTATCGAAAGATTTCACAAAAAAACATAAGCCAAATTGTAAATGATATTACAGTTGACCAAGCTTTAGTACTTATGATTATCAATAAAAACTCAGATTATTCACAAAAAGAAATAGCTGAATTAATTTTTAAAGACAATGCTTCGATTACCAGAATTATTGAATTGATGGTGAAAAAGGAATATCTAACAAGAAAAATGAACGAATTAGATAGAAGAAAATTCAACCTGCAAATCACAGAAAAAGGAAAAAAAACAATTGAATTGTTAACTCCAGCTATATACAAAAACAGACAAATTGCTCTTGAAGGATTATCAGAAAATGAAATTGAATTACTGGATAAAGTGCTAACTAAAATAATTTCAAACTGTAAAAACTAA
- a CDS encoding amino acid permease — MSFSSLFRKKTVQDILSQVEKNNANGNDSLGKHLTARDLTAFGIAAIVGAGIFSTIGKASADGGPAVIFLFLFTAIACSFAAFAYAEFASMVPVSGSAYTYSYVAFGEIIAWVIGWALIMEYSVGNITVAISWSDYFTGLLSSGGIHLPQWVQMDYLTASNGFNDATALMHGGKSFENLEPALQSAYTAWTTSPLIGSFHFVADLPALLIIILITALIYRGMKESRNASNIMVVVKLCVVLLVIAVGVFYVDTANWDPFAPNGVTGVLKGVSAVFFAYIGFDAISTTAEECKDPQRDLPRGMMWAIIICTILYIAIALVLTGMVSYNQLNVGDPLAFVFEKLDLKWMSGIIAVSAVVAMASVLLVFQMGQPRIWMSMSRDGLLPKRFSKVHPKYKTPSYATIVTGFVVAVPALFLNLTMVTDLCSIGTLFAFVLVCAGVLVLQNKPDIPRGKFTTPYINSKFIMPLLLIIGLVFSFGYNKKATMSFIMNETQIHESADIITSLDKSHTKMVYDYLVTVDPANATTEKPDLELILKQYQKDEAKYASVIAGLPVADSIKYESGLSLFKHKIPMWIFLIVLVGLTVWAFKQNLSLIPLLGLICCLYMMAELSVWNWIYFTVWLLIGLCIYFGFSRKNSKLNLVKL; from the coding sequence ATGTCGTTTTCAAGTCTATTTCGAAAAAAAACAGTACAAGATATTTTAAGTCAAGTCGAAAAAAATAATGCCAATGGGAATGATTCATTAGGCAAACATTTAACGGCGCGTGATTTAACAGCTTTTGGTATTGCAGCAATTGTAGGTGCAGGTATTTTTAGTACAATTGGTAAAGCTAGTGCCGATGGAGGTCCAGCAGTTATTTTTTTGTTTCTCTTTACAGCGATTGCCTGTAGTTTCGCAGCTTTTGCTTACGCAGAATTTGCTTCGATGGTTCCCGTTTCAGGAAGTGCTTATACGTATTCGTATGTAGCTTTTGGAGAAATTATAGCCTGGGTCATTGGTTGGGCATTGATAATGGAATATTCAGTTGGTAATATAACCGTGGCCATATCGTGGAGTGATTATTTTACAGGATTACTCTCAAGCGGAGGAATCCATCTGCCCCAATGGGTTCAAATGGATTATTTAACAGCTTCTAATGGATTTAATGATGCAACAGCGTTAATGCATGGCGGAAAATCATTTGAGAATTTAGAGCCAGCTTTGCAATCAGCATACACAGCATGGACAACGTCACCTCTGATAGGTTCATTTCATTTTGTTGCCGATCTACCAGCCTTATTAATTATTATCTTAATTACAGCATTGATATATCGTGGGATGAAAGAATCTCGTAATGCGAGTAATATTATGGTTGTTGTAAAATTATGTGTGGTACTTTTGGTAATTGCAGTTGGAGTTTTTTATGTAGATACAGCTAATTGGGATCCTTTTGCACCAAATGGAGTAACAGGAGTTCTTAAAGGAGTTTCAGCAGTATTCTTTGCTTATATAGGTTTTGATGCAATCTCAACAACTGCCGAAGAATGTAAAGATCCACAACGAGATTTGCCACGAGGAATGATGTGGGCAATTATAATTTGTACCATTTTGTATATCGCAATTGCATTGGTACTTACCGGAATGGTGAGTTACAACCAACTTAATGTAGGAGATCCACTTGCTTTTGTATTCGAGAAATTAGATTTAAAATGGATGTCAGGAATTATAGCAGTAAGTGCTGTAGTAGCTATGGCGAGTGTTTTATTAGTTTTTCAAATGGGACAACCTCGTATCTGGATGAGTATGAGCCGTGACGGTTTATTGCCAAAACGTTTCTCTAAAGTACATCCTAAATACAAAACACCATCATACGCTACTATTGTTACTGGTTTTGTAGTAGCAGTTCCAGCTTTGTTTTTAAATCTTACAATGGTTACTGATTTGTGTAGTATAGGAACTTTGTTTGCCTTTGTATTGGTTTGTGCAGGAGTTTTAGTATTGCAAAACAAACCAGATATTCCAAGAGGGAAATTTACAACGCCTTATATAAATTCAAAATTTATAATGCCTCTTTTGTTGATTATAGGATTGGTGTTTTCTTTTGGATACAACAAAAAAGCAACAATGAGTTTTATTATGAATGAAACTCAAATTCATGAATCGGCAGATATAATCACCTCTCTGGATAAAAGTCATACAAAAATGGTATATGATTATTTAGTAACTGTTGATCCTGCTAATGCTACAACCGAAAAACCAGATTTAGAATTAATATTAAAGCAATATCAAAAAGATGAAGCTAAGTATGCAAGCGTAATTGCTGGTTTACCAGTAGCAGATTCTATTAAGTATGAAAGTGGATTAAGCTTATTCAAACATAAAATACCAATGTGGATTTTCTTAATCGTTTTGGTTGGATTAACAGTTTGGGCTTTTAAACAAAATCTATCTTTAATTCCATTATTAGGTTTAATTTGTTGTCTTTATATGATGGCAGAATTAAGCGTTTGGAACTGGATTTACTTTACGGTTTGGTTGCTTATTGGTCTTTGTATCTATTTTGGTTTTAGTCGAAAAAATAGTAAGCTTAATTTAGTAAAGCTGTAA